ataaattaatatttctgcaacataaatttattctcatttatgtatgcttaatgcaaatttttctAATGAAGTTATCGTTTTTATAGTATTTTTGAATAGACACattaatgaatatttatataaattttcttcacaatgtattataaaagcataaaatttgaaaaattataagcctatttatcatataatttagcttatatcatatatttttcttgctctcttaatatatgcataaacaGAAATGGGGGATTTTTTGTGTCtaataaatgtttataaatattttaaatctaattttaaataaagtatataattaaaacCGTGTGTTTCGTAagtttttattaatatatatatactgaaacatattttatcctttaatATAATGGAAGAGTCACACGATAAACTGGATATTACTCAATGGGAAAAAGATGTTCgttcttattatttttattagtaaacaatttaatgcattaaatttattaaatataataaaacgGCTTAGAgagaaaacatatttttttattaaaataaacatttatatgttttacatttattttcagtATCCTTTCTTAAATGAGGTTTGGGAAACATATAAGAAATTTGATGAAGATGTGGAAAGTGGATTAACCTCCATTAACATTAATGGTGTTTGCGacaatattttacaaaaaaaaaattatgccaGTAATGATAATAACAAAGAATTTTGTAGGAAACTTGTGAGAAATTTAGGGTGTTATAATTATGATTATGAATATTACCATCAACATAAGGATCGTTGTACGATTTTATACTATTGGGTATATAAAacagcaaaagaaaaaaatattgatataAATCTtattaatgatatttttaacaattctTATAGTAAAACTTGTACGTACAACAGAATAGCtaaatgttattattatgCTTATTACGATCAGTTTGAAGAACCAGTGAACATGATATTCTtggatattttccaaaagtaTATGAATATAGTAAGAGATAATTTGTATAAaccaaatgataaaaataatgctaatttgataaattatatttgtaaatgcgcgtatatatataaaaaaacgaatgaacaATATTGCGTTAATAATCATGCTGATGAGAATAAGAGAATAAACACATGTAGCATGTTAAGTACATTTCAGCAAACATTTGATACATTTCTTACTGGAGAAAGATACAAAAGTTATTTTATACCATTCTTAGATGATATAGGAAACATTAACAATTCggataaatgtatatatccAGAAAGTG
The genomic region above belongs to Plasmodium cynomolgi strain B DNA, scaffold: 0904, whole genome shotgun sequence and contains:
- a CDS encoding hypothetical protein (putative) gives rise to the protein MFYIYFQYPFLNEVWETYKKFDEDVESGLTSININGVCDNILQKKNYASNDNNKEFCRKLVRNLGCYNYDYEYYHQHKDRCTILYYWVYKTAKEKNIDINLINDIFNNSYSKTCTYNRIAKCYYYAYYDQFEEPVNMIFLDIFQKYMNIVRDNLYKPNDKNNANLINYICKCAYIYKKTNEQYCVNNHADENKRINTCSMLSTFQQTFDTFLTGERYKSYFIPFLDDIGNINNSDKCIYPESELKSFIARVTNEIKSLNSRSHVIIFLKIDYNIHRRILMKLQKEL